In Bosea vestrisii, a single genomic region encodes these proteins:
- a CDS encoding Lrp/AsnC family transcriptional regulator, with translation MNPNLDSFDRAILEILQKDNQTPQRTIGERVNLSAAAVQRRIKRMEEGGVISRNIAVVEPTAVGKPITLFVEVELDSETIRHVDEAKRQFIECPFVQQCYYVTGDVEFILVIVISTMSAYEDLTRQLFFNNTNVKKFKTFVAMDRVKVGLTVAI, from the coding sequence ATGAATCCAAATCTCGACAGCTTTGATCGCGCGATCCTCGAAATTCTCCAGAAGGACAATCAGACGCCCCAGCGAACGATCGGCGAGCGCGTCAACCTCTCCGCAGCCGCCGTCCAGCGACGCATCAAGCGCATGGAAGAGGGCGGGGTGATCTCCAGAAACATTGCCGTTGTCGAGCCCACGGCCGTGGGGAAACCGATCACATTGTTCGTGGAAGTCGAGCTCGATAGCGAAACGATACGCCATGTCGACGAAGCGAAACGGCAATTTATCGAGTGCCCGTTTGTGCAACAATGTTACTACGTCACCGGAGATGTCGAATTTATCCTCGTGATAGTCATATCGACAATGTCAGCCTACGAGGATTTGACGAGACAGCTATTCTTCAACAACACGAACGTAAAAAAATTTAAAACGTTTGTAGCGATGGATCGTGTAAAGGTTGGTTTGACGGTCGCGATCTAG
- a CDS encoding ABC transporter ATP-binding protein — MKSPSADLTIQGASVSVSNLTMRYGSMVALDNVTLDVAEGEFLALLGPSGSGKSTILMNIAGFNIPSAGEIRIGSEVVTNKPPHKRGIGMVFQRYALFPHLTVAENIAYPLRRRGWKQKVIADEVESVLELVDLGAYGARYPAQLSGGQQQRIAVARAIVFKPSVLLMDEPLGALDRKLRQQLQLEIKRLHRTIGCTIIFVTHDQEEALSMADRVAVMRGGRIEQIGDPTCLYERPATDFVADFIGETNFIDVAAKEIANGSAIVTFPGFEQGQSVPTAKSTIAGGKSRLGVRPEHFSVSTTRQGLKANLLEKAYAGETTTLLVGTELGELKVRLPSNELCSGIEHGSEIHLVPDMKKSRYFVA, encoded by the coding sequence GTGAAGTCTCCATCGGCGGATTTGACCATTCAAGGCGCTTCGGTGTCTGTATCGAACCTCACCATGCGCTATGGCTCCATGGTGGCACTCGATAACGTGACGCTCGATGTCGCCGAAGGCGAGTTCCTCGCGCTGTTGGGGCCGAGTGGATCAGGAAAGTCCACGATCCTCATGAACATCGCTGGCTTCAATATTCCTTCCGCCGGTGAAATTCGCATCGGCTCGGAGGTGGTGACCAACAAGCCGCCGCATAAGCGCGGAATTGGAATGGTTTTTCAGCGCTATGCACTGTTCCCACACCTCACCGTGGCGGAGAACATTGCCTATCCGCTGCGGCGTCGTGGGTGGAAGCAAAAGGTCATCGCCGATGAGGTCGAGAGCGTTCTGGAACTCGTAGACCTCGGCGCTTATGGAGCACGGTATCCCGCTCAACTTTCCGGCGGCCAGCAGCAGCGCATTGCGGTGGCACGCGCTATCGTATTCAAGCCATCGGTTCTGCTAATGGATGAACCGCTCGGCGCGCTGGACAGAAAGCTCAGACAGCAGCTTCAGCTCGAAATTAAACGACTTCATCGAACCATCGGTTGCACGATCATCTTTGTCACTCATGATCAAGAAGAAGCGCTCTCGATGGCTGACCGCGTCGCGGTCATGCGGGGAGGCAGGATCGAGCAGATCGGTGACCCGACATGTCTGTACGAGCGGCCGGCCACTGATTTTGTGGCCGACTTCATCGGAGAGACCAATTTCATCGATGTCGCTGCCAAAGAGATTGCCAATGGAAGCGCGATCGTGACATTTCCCGGCTTTGAGCAAGGTCAATCCGTTCCCACTGCGAAATCAACAATCGCCGGGGGAAAAAGCAGACTGGGCGTGCGACCGGAGCACTTTTCAGTTTCGACCACCAGGCAGGGGCTCAAGGCCAATTTGCTGGAGAAAGCGTATGCAGGTGAGACAACGACTTTGCTTGTCGGGACTGAACTCGGTGAATTGAAAGTACGTTTGCCGAGCAACGAGTTGTGTTCGGGAATAGAACACGGATCGGAGATACATTTGGTACCTGACATGAAGAAGTCGCGTTATTTCGTAGCCTAG
- a CDS encoding M24 family metallopeptidase, whose amino-acid sequence MRSVVVGEPTKEQLDVMDQLIKIQDRQFAAMIPGAVAGDIDALAREPILAAGLRPSYDNITGYTLGCYPSSTQKGSEFVHKFTPAETWKLKEGMVLHMYLSAEGLAISEAVVVRSGGVERLTQCERKLFSVAA is encoded by the coding sequence ATGCGATCGGTCGTCGTAGGCGAGCCGACCAAGGAGCAGCTCGATGTCATGGATCAGTTGATCAAAATCCAGGATCGCCAGTTCGCGGCAATGATTCCGGGAGCTGTGGCCGGGGATATCGATGCTTTGGCTCGCGAGCCGATCCTCGCCGCCGGCCTTCGTCCGAGTTACGACAACATCACCGGATACACCCTGGGCTGCTATCCTTCTTCCACTCAGAAGGGCAGCGAGTTCGTTCATAAATTCACGCCGGCTGAGACGTGGAAGCTCAAGGAGGGGATGGTCCTCCACATGTACCTGTCTGCCGAAGGCTTGGCCATTAGCGAGGCTGTAGTGGTCCGATCGGGCGGGGTCGAACGCCTGACCCAATGTGAACGAAAGCTATTCAGCGTCGCGGCGTAA
- a CDS encoding M24 family metallopeptidase gives MQHIDLEFSKEEFAQRLSAVRGIMADLDLQVLVLDELESMQWVSGFGISQTMWRCAVVPREGEPFLIVRSLDLVPAIERSPFSEIVGFKDWDDPVSVLAEELRKRGFDKVDIGVEFDSSSMSVRRLADLKRELPDARFKDIGIRIWELRAVKSPAEIEYLRRAAQICDEAVLRGVAAIKVGGRQRDVVKAAANTYLEMGADPGRVGPITTGIGWGALHGNEHTHPIEKGSIVHIELTPGSAVIARGSCDRSS, from the coding sequence ATGCAACATATCGATCTCGAATTTTCCAAGGAAGAGTTCGCGCAGCGTTTGTCTGCAGTGCGCGGGATTATGGCCGACTTGGATCTGCAGGTTCTCGTCCTGGACGAATTGGAATCCATGCAGTGGGTGTCCGGTTTCGGCATTTCACAGACGATGTGGCGGTGCGCGGTCGTCCCGCGGGAGGGGGAGCCCTTCCTCATCGTGCGGAGTCTTGATCTCGTGCCGGCGATCGAACGGTCGCCATTCTCCGAGATCGTTGGCTTCAAGGATTGGGATGATCCCGTCTCGGTACTTGCTGAGGAACTCCGCAAGCGCGGATTCGACAAGGTGGATATCGGCGTCGAATTCGACTCGTCGTCGATGTCTGTTCGGCGGCTCGCGGATCTGAAGCGCGAGCTCCCTGACGCTCGATTCAAGGACATCGGCATTCGCATTTGGGAGCTGAGGGCCGTTAAGTCGCCGGCGGAGATCGAGTATCTTCGTCGCGCAGCGCAAATCTGCGATGAGGCGGTGCTACGAGGCGTTGCAGCCATCAAGGTAGGAGGGCGTCAGCGCGATGTCGTGAAGGCTGCCGCGAACACGTATCTCGAGATGGGCGCCGATCCGGGCCGCGTGGGACCGATCACGACTGGGATCGGTTGGGGCGCGCTACACGGGAATGAGCATACTCATCCCATCGAGAAAGGAAGCATCGTCCATATCGAACTGACCCCCGGGTCTGCTGTTATAGCTCGCGGATCATGCGATCGGTCGTCGTAG
- a CDS encoding ABC transporter permease subunit produces MLQAARKSGLAFSTATGMAQCAPRSSSPKQHWRVVLVTKSNKAAYVAPLILLGPVLLFVSAFYLVPLVQLFGGSFWIGDEWTLDGYRQTLSQAAFVRIFFRTLTLSIIVTIICLLIGYPLAYQLSKVKGRAAAILLLLVSLPYMTSVLIRTYAWVIILAPNGVVNKTLLGAGLIQDPLDLVFNTFGVYVGMVQIQLPLMVFPLYAAMMRVDRSLTDAAANLGSNPVSAFLHAFAPLTAPGIVGGCTLVFLSCLGFYVTPALLGGAGDYMLAQGITVRVTALADFVGATTQSVILLSIVIAMLIIFRSTLAPDTGEDRSTKKLTAKNGTGLTRYPDVVESLRCRIHPFARSLSEALAVIRTPLLWATTVLAFIFLLVPLLVIFPLAFSSASYLTFPPPGYSLRWFNTFVSNDIWLRAAWFSIQTCLLASLFAVALSVPAAYAIVRQRAPARIAIYILLISPIVLPHVVLALGLYFFLGKIGLLGTKAGFVIAYTVVGIPYALIAIVGGLRQLDASLERAAQSLGATPITAFRTVTLPLLLPSLLSAIFFSFIMAFDDVILGLFLGGPSSVPLSVRMWEDIKQEISPQVAVVAVIFFAALAAAYLVHQLLSLRTPAVGNTSKDD; encoded by the coding sequence GTGCTGCAGGCGGCTCGTAAGTCCGGCCTGGCCTTCAGCACGGCTACCGGGATGGCGCAATGCGCGCCTCGTAGCTCTTCTCCAAAGCAACATTGGCGGGTTGTACTGGTGACAAAATCGAACAAAGCGGCTTACGTGGCTCCCCTTATATTGCTGGGGCCAGTGTTGCTATTTGTTTCTGCATTCTATCTCGTTCCTCTTGTCCAACTGTTTGGTGGAAGCTTTTGGATCGGAGATGAATGGACCCTGGACGGCTATCGACAAACCCTATCTCAGGCGGCGTTTGTACGGATCTTCTTCAGGACACTGACTCTTTCGATCATCGTCACGATCATTTGTTTGTTGATCGGGTACCCGCTTGCGTACCAACTTTCGAAAGTGAAAGGCAGGGCGGCTGCCATTCTACTTCTGCTTGTTTCGTTGCCGTACATGACAAGCGTCCTGATCAGGACCTATGCATGGGTCATCATTTTGGCGCCCAATGGCGTGGTGAACAAGACTCTTCTGGGTGCGGGTCTGATCCAGGATCCGCTTGATCTGGTCTTCAATACGTTCGGCGTTTATGTCGGCATGGTTCAGATCCAGTTGCCGCTTATGGTCTTTCCGCTTTATGCGGCCATGATGCGTGTCGATCGGTCTTTGACCGACGCGGCCGCCAATCTCGGCAGCAATCCGGTGAGCGCATTCCTTCACGCATTCGCGCCTCTGACCGCACCTGGCATTGTTGGCGGCTGCACACTCGTCTTTCTGTCTTGCCTCGGCTTCTACGTCACGCCGGCTCTGCTCGGCGGGGCAGGGGACTACATGCTTGCACAAGGTATTACCGTCCGTGTGACGGCGCTCGCTGACTTTGTTGGTGCGACCACGCAATCGGTGATCCTGCTGAGCATCGTGATTGCGATGCTGATTATCTTCCGCTCGACGCTGGCCCCAGACACGGGAGAGGACAGGAGTACGAAAAAGCTGACCGCTAAGAATGGGACGGGCCTCACCCGCTATCCGGATGTGGTTGAAAGCCTACGGTGCCGGATTCACCCGTTCGCCCGATCCCTGTCGGAGGCGCTTGCCGTCATCCGGACCCCCCTGTTGTGGGCTACGACGGTCCTAGCGTTCATCTTTCTACTCGTGCCGTTGCTGGTCATCTTCCCGCTCGCCTTCAGTTCGGCGTCCTACCTGACGTTCCCGCCTCCCGGATATTCCCTGCGTTGGTTCAACACCTTCGTTTCCAACGACATATGGCTGAGGGCGGCCTGGTTTAGTATCCAAACGTGCCTGCTGGCCTCTCTTTTCGCGGTGGCTTTGAGCGTTCCGGCAGCGTACGCGATCGTCCGTCAGCGGGCGCCAGCTCGTATCGCGATCTACATATTGCTGATCTCGCCGATCGTTCTGCCACACGTCGTGCTTGCGTTGGGTCTGTATTTCTTCCTCGGAAAGATCGGGCTTCTCGGGACTAAAGCGGGTTTCGTGATTGCGTATACCGTCGTCGGCATCCCTTATGCGCTGATCGCGATCGTCGGTGGCTTGCGCCAGCTCGACGCCTCGCTTGAGCGTGCGGCCCAAAGCCTCGGTGCGACTCCGATAACGGCCTTCAGGACGGTCACGCTTCCATTGCTCCTCCCGTCACTGCTCAGTGCAATATTCTTCTCATTCATCATGGCATTCGACGATGTCATTTTGGGCTTGTTTCTAGGCGGTCCGAGCAGCGTACCGTTGTCTGTCCGGATGTGGGAAGACATCAAGCAAGAAATCAGCCCCCAAGTTGCTGTTGTCGCGGTGATTTTCTTTGCTGCACTGGCAGCCGCTTATCTGGTCCATCAACTCCTATCACTGCGAACGCCAGCCGTTGGCAATACTTCGAAGGACGACTGA
- a CDS encoding ABC transporter substrate-binding protein, with translation MAVTGLVKPAIAKAIRGTGELVVFDGGGVWGEAQRKAYFEPFERETGIKVIRNPRVETGAVRASILAGAPRYDVAVAAGGVTPGFERDGLLLPIDYQYFEKEDLEAFTPIATSKYTCPHIVYSLISVYSKAAFPNEVPKTWADVWDVKRFPGKRTLAGGTWGPTAAAYEIALLADGVDPAKLYPIDWDRAFKSLERIKPSILKWWTSGAETSQLLIDKQAVIGSAWNGRVFGAIEEGANLGVSWDQGIIQYDNWYVLKGAKNAENAMKFLGFSARADRQAEFAKHILYSPPNANAFKLIDPARAALLPTNEKVRGLQIVQNYDFWSQQTKGQDNERYAVSQWEAWISGVR, from the coding sequence TTGGCGGTTACCGGGCTCGTCAAGCCGGCAATAGCCAAGGCCATCCGCGGAACGGGCGAGCTGGTTGTATTCGATGGTGGTGGCGTCTGGGGCGAGGCTCAGCGCAAGGCCTATTTCGAGCCTTTCGAGCGGGAGACCGGCATCAAGGTCATCCGGAATCCCCGCGTGGAGACTGGCGCTGTTCGGGCCAGCATCCTGGCCGGTGCGCCGCGCTATGATGTCGCCGTTGCAGCGGGTGGCGTCACGCCGGGCTTCGAGCGCGACGGACTCCTCCTGCCCATCGACTACCAGTATTTCGAGAAAGAGGACCTTGAGGCGTTCACGCCCATCGCGACATCGAAATACACGTGCCCCCACATCGTCTACTCCCTCATTAGCGTGTACAGCAAAGCGGCGTTCCCCAACGAGGTGCCCAAGACTTGGGCCGATGTCTGGGATGTGAAGCGCTTTCCGGGCAAGCGCACGCTCGCTGGTGGCACTTGGGGTCCCACCGCTGCGGCGTATGAGATCGCCCTGCTGGCGGACGGCGTGGATCCGGCAAAGCTCTACCCGATCGATTGGGATAGGGCCTTCAAGAGCCTCGAGCGGATCAAGCCAAGCATCCTGAAGTGGTGGACCAGCGGGGCTGAGACCTCACAGCTGCTTATCGACAAGCAGGCCGTGATCGGTAGCGCCTGGAATGGACGTGTTTTCGGCGCGATCGAGGAAGGCGCGAACCTCGGCGTCAGCTGGGATCAGGGCATTATCCAGTACGACAACTGGTACGTGCTGAAGGGCGCTAAGAATGCCGAGAACGCGATGAAGTTCCTTGGCTTCAGCGCTCGGGCTGATCGCCAAGCGGAATTTGCCAAGCACATTCTGTATTCCCCGCCGAACGCCAACGCGTTCAAGCTGATCGACCCAGCTCGCGCGGCCCTGCTCCCGACCAACGAAAAAGTGCGCGGCCTTCAGATCGTGCAAAACTACGACTTCTGGTCCCAGCAGACGAAGGGCCAGGACAACGAGCGGTACGCTGTCTCACAGTGGGAAGCCTGGATCTCTGGCGTTCGCTGA
- a CDS encoding flavin reductase family protein: MIYTDESANISLAHDPLKAIVAPRPIGWITAQSAGGAINLSPYSFFNAVATRPHLVSFCSEGKKDAVTFIEETREFTCSFVSKRLADAMNETSADLPRGQSEYAYSKLGMEASRYVRPPRVSGTPAALECKLISVLQMRDVEGTLIPTFMVIGQVVGIYIDAAYLRDGRFDTAAANPVARCGYADYAEVNEMFCILPPSWRDRST; this comes from the coding sequence ATGATCTACACAGATGAGAGCGCCAACATCTCACTGGCACACGACCCCCTCAAGGCCATCGTCGCGCCGCGCCCGATTGGGTGGATCACAGCTCAGAGCGCGGGCGGCGCCATCAATCTCTCGCCCTACAGCTTCTTCAATGCGGTCGCCACTCGACCACATCTCGTTTCATTCTGCTCCGAAGGAAAGAAAGATGCCGTGACGTTCATCGAGGAGACGCGTGAATTCACCTGCTCCTTCGTCTCCAAGCGGCTGGCCGATGCAATGAATGAAACGTCCGCCGACCTCCCGCGCGGACAAAGCGAGTATGCGTATTCCAAACTCGGGATGGAGGCTTCCAGATATGTGCGCCCTCCCCGGGTGTCGGGCACTCCCGCCGCTCTCGAATGCAAATTGATTTCAGTCCTTCAAATGCGAGACGTCGAAGGAACTCTCATTCCGACCTTCATGGTCATCGGCCAGGTAGTCGGCATCTATATCGACGCCGCTTACCTAAGGGATGGCCGGTTCGATACCGCCGCGGCCAATCCGGTCGCCCGCTGTGGCTATGCGGACTATGCCGAGGTCAACGAAATGTTCTGCATTCTCCCGCCCAGTTGGCGCGATAGGTCAACCTGA
- a CDS encoding M20 family metallopeptidase: protein MSSFSPATADREQVVAAALRYVRDGTFFAEMKPRIAIASESPRLDSLEDNLRYLNGEIRPLLEAMGFRCEQLDNPAEARLPALFAERIEDPALPTILIYGHGDVLWGMSGDWKEGRDPWTLVEAEGRLYGRGIADNKGQHSINLAALRLILERRGYLGFNVKVLIEMAEETGSLGLADIARTHRARLKADCLIASDGPRLGANSPTLFLGARGTVGFNLHCDLREGAYHSGNWGGLLANPGIRLTHALATLTDEKGRIALPEWRPERIPENVRAALKKLKLEKGAGDPAIDDSWGEPDLVGPEQVYGWCNFEILAFTCGRPEAPVGAVPPSAKATCQLRFVVGVDPYNVVPALRAHLDARGFTDIRIEELREDFYLATRTDLDNPWAKFALGSMEQTTGRDVALQPNFGGSLPNEVFAEIIGMPTLWIPHSYPACSQHAPDEHMPVTIAEEGMQIMAGLFWDLGCPGSLNGIAKT from the coding sequence ATGTCCAGCTTTTCGCCCGCGACGGCCGATCGTGAACAAGTTGTGGCCGCGGCCCTTCGCTACGTCCGCGATGGCACCTTTTTTGCGGAGATGAAGCCGCGGATTGCCATTGCAAGTGAGAGCCCCCGTTTGGACTCCCTCGAAGACAATTTGCGCTACCTCAATGGTGAGATACGACCTCTATTGGAAGCCATGGGCTTCCGCTGCGAGCAACTGGACAATCCGGCCGAGGCTCGGCTTCCTGCTCTCTTTGCCGAGCGCATCGAAGATCCCGCGCTACCTACCATTCTGATCTACGGCCATGGCGATGTGCTTTGGGGTATGTCCGGTGACTGGAAGGAGGGGCGCGATCCTTGGACGCTCGTCGAAGCTGAAGGCCGCCTCTATGGTCGGGGCATAGCCGATAACAAGGGGCAGCATTCGATCAACCTGGCTGCTTTGAGACTGATCTTGGAAAGGCGCGGTTACCTTGGCTTCAATGTCAAAGTCCTGATCGAAATGGCGGAGGAGACCGGCTCTCTGGGCTTGGCCGATATCGCGCGGACCCACCGTGCGCGCTTGAAGGCGGATTGCTTGATCGCGTCCGACGGGCCGCGACTGGGAGCGAACTCGCCGACTCTGTTCTTAGGGGCGCGTGGTACTGTCGGCTTCAATCTGCACTGCGACCTACGCGAAGGCGCCTATCATTCCGGCAACTGGGGCGGCCTGCTGGCCAATCCGGGTATCCGGCTGACACATGCACTGGCCACGCTCACCGACGAGAAAGGCCGCATTGCGTTGCCAGAATGGCGTCCAGAGCGAATTCCCGAAAATGTCCGCGCCGCGCTTAAGAAGCTGAAGCTCGAAAAGGGTGCTGGCGATCCTGCGATCGACGACAGTTGGGGTGAGCCTGACCTGGTTGGCCCCGAGCAAGTCTATGGCTGGTGCAACTTCGAGATCCTGGCGTTCACGTGCGGACGCCCTGAGGCCCCAGTTGGAGCTGTTCCCCCCTCTGCCAAAGCAACATGCCAGTTGCGGTTCGTTGTCGGGGTCGATCCTTACAATGTAGTCCCGGCTCTGAGAGCTCACCTCGACGCGAGGGGCTTCACCGACATTCGTATCGAGGAACTTCGCGAGGACTTCTACCTAGCGACGCGCACGGACCTCGACAATCCCTGGGCCAAGTTTGCCCTGGGGTCGATGGAGCAAACGACTGGCCGTGATGTAGCCCTTCAGCCGAACTTCGGCGGATCACTCCCAAACGAGGTCTTTGCTGAGATTATTGGCATGCCGACGCTCTGGATTCCGCATTCCTACCCTGCCTGCTCGCAACACGCGCCGGACGAGCACATGCCAGTGACGATCGCCGAAGAGGGCATGCAGATCATGGCCGGGCTGTTCTGGGACCTTGGGTGCCCCGGGTCGCTCAACGGCATCGCCAAAACCTGA
- a CDS encoding diaminopropionate ammonia-lyase, whose translation MLIANRNPDHGKPLDPVDAKMLGPSAASEVERFLQKREGHKATPLVSLPQLAGALRVSSIHMKDEGHRLGLGSFKALGGAYAVIRLIVEEASKQLGREIDIADFNSPDVRNVAAQFTVACATDGNHGRSVAQGAQLIGARCVIFVHSGVSDERVAAIARYGAQMVRVAGNYDDSVAEAARVAEKNAWVIVSDTSWPGYERIPGLVMQGYTALLSEALKAFPQVPTHVFVQAGVGGIAAAAAAYFSEVLGDKRPYFVVVDPSKAACLFESARAGRPVKVDHGEPTIMAMLECYEPSLVAWRILSRIADAFMTVEDSEAVDIMKRLAYPLSGDPAIVAGESGGVGLAALSQVARLPELRKQIGLNEQSRVFLINTEGATDPVLYEEIVGRSSDEVLAANAKVAA comes from the coding sequence ATGCTGATCGCCAATCGCAACCCCGATCACGGCAAGCCTCTCGATCCGGTCGATGCGAAAATGCTGGGACCGTCGGCGGCGTCAGAGGTCGAGCGATTTCTTCAAAAGCGTGAGGGGCACAAGGCGACGCCGCTGGTTTCCCTGCCGCAGTTGGCCGGTGCGCTTCGCGTCTCTTCGATCCACATGAAGGACGAGGGTCACCGGCTTGGCCTTGGCAGCTTCAAGGCCTTAGGCGGCGCCTACGCTGTCATTCGACTGATCGTGGAGGAGGCCTCCAAGCAGCTGGGCCGCGAAATCGACATCGCCGATTTCAATTCGCCGGACGTCCGCAATGTGGCGGCTCAGTTCACCGTGGCTTGTGCGACCGACGGAAATCACGGTCGTTCAGTCGCTCAGGGCGCGCAGTTGATAGGTGCTCGCTGCGTGATCTTCGTCCACTCCGGCGTCAGCGATGAACGCGTCGCCGCTATCGCTCGCTACGGGGCTCAAATGGTCCGCGTCGCCGGCAATTACGACGACTCTGTCGCAGAGGCTGCCCGCGTCGCCGAGAAGAATGCCTGGGTCATTGTATCGGACACCTCCTGGCCCGGTTACGAACGCATTCCAGGTTTGGTTATGCAGGGCTACACCGCGCTTCTGAGCGAGGCTCTGAAGGCGTTTCCTCAGGTGCCCACGCACGTCTTCGTTCAGGCGGGCGTAGGGGGCATTGCTGCAGCCGCGGCCGCCTATTTCTCAGAGGTACTGGGTGACAAGCGCCCATACTTCGTTGTCGTCGACCCGTCCAAGGCCGCCTGTCTGTTCGAGAGCGCCCGCGCTGGTCGTCCGGTCAAGGTCGACCACGGTGAGCCGACCATAATGGCGATGCTGGAATGCTATGAGCCATCGCTCGTGGCCTGGCGTATCCTTTCGCGCATCGCTGACGCCTTCATGACGGTCGAAGACAGCGAAGCTGTCGATATCATGAAGCGGTTGGCCTACCCGCTCAGCGGCGACCCAGCAATAGTCGCCGGCGAAAGCGGCGGCGTTGGCTTGGCTGCCTTGAGCCAGGTTGCTCGTCTCCCGGAACTTCGGAAGCAGATCGGACTGAATGAACAGTCCAGGGTTTTCCTGATCAACACCGAAGGAGCTACGGACCCCGTACTCTATGAGGAGATCGTCGGCCGCTCCTCCGATGAAGTATTGGCTGCGAACGCGAAGGTGGCGGCATGA